One Mycobacterium sp. SMC-4 DNA window includes the following coding sequences:
- the ptsP gene encoding phosphoenolpyruvate--protein phosphotransferase: MTASPSLSSLSAGTVLRGVPVVAGVQYAPVIRPGKLPDIDAGASPDLGEADRPGEVERFTAAASAVATRLRERATHASGAAAEVLTATATLAQDRAWISAAQKRITDGAPAVRAVTGAIDQFVDMFTKMGGLMAERVTDLRDIGDRVVAELAGLPEPGVPVPDVPSILCAEDLAPADTAGLDPTLVVALATTLGGPTSHTAIIARQLGIPCVVAVTGLDDVTEGTAVLVDGTLGTVTVEPDQATARDAVAEAQRLAAEAAHWSGPGATADGHAVAVLANVQDGGAARKARDTPAEGVGLFRTELCFLNRDTEPTVDEQAEIYAEVLTAFGGRKVVVRTLDAGSDKPLKFAGHPDEANPALGVRGIRIAEGNPGLLTRQLEAIAVAGQRTGNPPWVMAPMIATALEAQNFAAQCREHGLTPGVMIEVPAAALLADKILAHVDFLSIGTNDLAQYTMAADRMSAELATLTDPWQPAVLALVAMTVRAGTAADKPVGVCGEAAADPLLACVLTGLGVTSLSAASAAVQSVGAKLAQVSLQQCREAADAVLATASAADARAAALAVLS, translated from the coding sequence ATGACCGCGTCGCCATCGCTCAGCTCACTATCCGCCGGCACCGTCCTGCGTGGGGTGCCCGTTGTGGCCGGAGTTCAGTACGCACCCGTGATCCGCCCGGGCAAGCTGCCCGACATCGACGCCGGCGCCAGCCCGGACCTCGGCGAGGCCGACCGGCCCGGCGAAGTCGAGCGTTTCACCGCCGCCGCGTCAGCGGTCGCGACCCGGTTGCGCGAGCGCGCGACCCATGCCAGCGGAGCTGCCGCCGAAGTGCTCACCGCGACGGCGACGCTGGCCCAGGACCGGGCGTGGATCAGTGCGGCGCAAAAACGCATCACCGACGGCGCGCCGGCGGTGCGGGCGGTGACCGGCGCGATCGACCAGTTCGTCGACATGTTCACCAAGATGGGTGGCCTGATGGCAGAACGGGTCACCGACCTGCGTGACATCGGCGACCGGGTGGTGGCCGAGCTGGCCGGCCTGCCCGAACCCGGGGTGCCGGTGCCCGACGTGCCGTCGATCCTGTGCGCCGAGGACCTGGCCCCGGCCGACACCGCCGGACTGGACCCGACGCTGGTCGTCGCGTTGGCCACCACGCTGGGCGGCCCCACCAGCCACACCGCGATCATCGCCCGCCAGCTCGGCATCCCGTGCGTGGTCGCCGTCACCGGACTCGACGACGTCACCGAAGGCACCGCCGTCCTCGTCGACGGCACGCTGGGCACCGTCACCGTCGAGCCGGACCAGGCCACGGCCCGCGACGCGGTCGCCGAGGCACAACGACTGGCCGCCGAGGCGGCCCACTGGTCGGGTCCGGGCGCCACCGCCGACGGGCATGCCGTCGCGGTGCTGGCCAACGTCCAGGACGGCGGGGCGGCGCGCAAAGCCCGCGACACCCCGGCCGAAGGCGTCGGCCTGTTCCGGACCGAGTTGTGCTTCCTCAACCGCGACACCGAGCCCACGGTCGACGAGCAGGCCGAGATCTACGCCGAGGTGCTCACCGCGTTCGGGGGCCGCAAGGTCGTGGTGCGCACCCTCGACGCCGGATCGGACAAGCCGCTGAAGTTCGCCGGTCATCCCGACGAGGCCAACCCCGCCCTCGGGGTGCGCGGCATCCGGATCGCCGAGGGCAACCCTGGGCTGCTGACCCGTCAGCTGGAAGCGATCGCGGTGGCCGGCCAGCGCACCGGCAACCCGCCGTGGGTGATGGCGCCGATGATCGCCACCGCGCTGGAAGCGCAGAACTTCGCGGCGCAGTGCCGCGAGCACGGGCTCACACCCGGGGTGATGATCGAGGTGCCCGCGGCGGCGCTGCTGGCCGACAAGATCTTGGCCCACGTCGATTTTCTGTCGATCGGGACCAACGATCTGGCGCAGTACACGATGGCCGCCGACCGGATGTCGGCTGAGCTGGCCACGCTGACCGATCCGTGGCAGCCGGCGGTTTTGGCGCTGGTCGCGATGACGGTGCGGGCCGGCACCGCGGCCGACAAGCCGGTGGGGGTGTGCGGTGAAGCCGCGGCCGACCCACTGCTGGCGTGCGTGCTGACCGGGCTGGGAGTGACGTCACTGTCCGCGGCGTCCGCAGCGGTGCAGTCCGTCGGCGCGAAGTTGGCGCAGGTGAGTCTGCAGCAGTGCCGCGAGGCCGCCGATGCGGTGCTCGCGACCGCCAGCGCTGCCGACGCGCGGGCGGCAGCGCTGGCAGTGCTGAGCTAG
- a CDS encoding DeoR/GlpR family DNA-binding transcription regulator has translation MYPEERQQAIASLVIAQGRASVTELAQAYDVTTETVRRDLAVLDKAGIVRRVHGGAVPVRALHLVEPGVGERDTTRAEHKDAIALAAAEFFPLTGATVLLDAGTTTMRIAAQLPTDRELIVVTNSVPIAARLATMPTVSLQLLGGRVRGLTQAAVGEQTLRVLDTLRVDIAFIGTNALSVRHGLSTPDSDEAAVKRAMVRAANYVVVAADSSKVGREDFVSFAPITSVDTLITDTEISPADSAELTEQGVEVICAGGHQ, from the coding sequence ATGTATCCCGAAGAGCGTCAACAGGCCATCGCGTCCCTGGTGATCGCCCAGGGTAGGGCTTCGGTGACCGAGCTGGCGCAGGCCTACGACGTCACCACCGAGACGGTGCGGCGTGATCTGGCGGTCCTGGACAAGGCCGGCATCGTGCGCCGCGTGCACGGCGGAGCCGTCCCGGTCCGCGCCCTGCACCTGGTCGAACCCGGCGTCGGTGAGCGCGACACCACCCGCGCCGAGCACAAGGACGCCATCGCGCTCGCTGCCGCGGAGTTCTTCCCGCTCACCGGCGCCACCGTGCTGCTCGACGCCGGCACCACCACCATGCGTATCGCCGCCCAGCTGCCGACCGACCGCGAGCTGATCGTCGTCACCAACTCGGTTCCGATCGCCGCCCGGCTGGCCACCATGCCGACGGTGTCGTTGCAGCTGCTGGGCGGGCGGGTGCGCGGCCTGACCCAGGCCGCGGTCGGCGAACAGACGCTGCGGGTGCTCGACACCCTGCGCGTCGACATCGCCTTCATCGGCACCAATGCGCTCAGCGTGCGCCACGGGCTGTCCACCCCCGACAGCGACGAGGCCGCGGTCAAGCGCGCCATGGTCCGCGCGGCCAACTACGTCGTCGTCGCGGCCGATTCGTCGAAGGTGGGCCGGGAGGACTTCGTCAGCTTCGCCCCCATTACCAGCGTCGACACCCTCATCACCGACACCGAGATCAGTCCCGCCGACAGCGCCGAGCTCACCGAGCAGGGCGTCGAGGTCATCTGCGCAGGAGGCCACCAGTGA
- a CDS encoding RNA-binding domain-containing protein, which translates to MDTSAILEAGESMTAEFKSEINDKELARVVACLANGDGGVLLIGVEDDGTVIGARPRHGTRTDPARVAAYVQANTEPALAVEVAVEIIDKREIIRVDVPRADPGPVGTKLGVFTRRVLDTTGHPACVPMTPHEIVSMGMVTRGQDFAAAQARGATLADLDPAEFDRFRKLCRTAGDDLGGLSDIDILRALGLVPLNEPVSLGAILLFGTEESLQRWVPNAECLFQDLRADNMSANVRIMAPLLRAAEELRKLIDQRNTTTELTVGLQKVEISLIPSVTRREAVANALVHRDYAAVGPTLVQITGSEFVVSNPGGLPPGVTLTNILDQSRPRSPILAATFKRAGLVERRGKGVNDMFEQQLRAGRDAPDYSRSTAESVVVTVPLGSADLDLVRFLLTWEDAHQQPLSLDEIRTVHEVKSSGSATGPEVASALNLIPATVRGILARLVEAGILEARGAGRSRKFHLTARFYDLAQDRSAYVRVKGADPLQQERMILDYVGAYGSITRGQAAELCQTTPQHARETLKRLVERGALAMQGERRGAHYVVADRGATSSPQESEMTPRAAPLS; encoded by the coding sequence GTGGACACGTCCGCCATCCTCGAAGCCGGCGAAAGTATGACTGCCGAGTTCAAGTCCGAGATCAATGACAAGGAGCTGGCGCGAGTAGTCGCCTGCCTAGCAAACGGCGACGGCGGGGTGCTACTGATCGGGGTCGAGGACGACGGCACGGTGATAGGCGCGAGACCCCGTCACGGTACTCGCACCGACCCCGCCAGGGTCGCTGCATACGTACAGGCCAACACCGAGCCGGCGCTAGCGGTTGAGGTCGCAGTCGAAATCATCGACAAGCGCGAGATCATCCGTGTCGACGTTCCGCGGGCGGACCCCGGACCTGTGGGCACGAAGCTCGGTGTCTTCACCCGAAGGGTCCTCGACACGACAGGTCATCCTGCCTGCGTGCCGATGACCCCCCATGAGATCGTCAGCATGGGAATGGTGACGCGTGGGCAGGATTTCGCCGCAGCCCAGGCACGCGGAGCCACGCTGGCGGACCTGGATCCGGCAGAATTCGACCGTTTTCGGAAACTCTGTCGCACCGCTGGAGATGACCTAGGTGGCTTGTCCGACATCGACATTCTGCGCGCACTGGGTCTTGTGCCACTCAACGAACCCGTGAGCCTCGGCGCGATTCTCCTGTTCGGAACAGAGGAGTCCCTACAGCGTTGGGTTCCCAACGCCGAGTGTCTCTTTCAGGACCTTCGTGCGGACAACATGTCAGCCAACGTTCGTATCATGGCTCCGCTCCTACGAGCCGCGGAAGAACTGCGCAAGCTGATCGATCAGCGCAACACAACTACCGAGCTGACGGTGGGTCTGCAGAAGGTCGAAATCTCACTCATTCCTTCGGTGACGCGCCGAGAAGCCGTCGCCAACGCGCTGGTCCACCGCGACTACGCGGCCGTTGGTCCCACTCTCGTGCAAATCACCGGCAGCGAGTTCGTGGTTTCGAATCCCGGTGGCCTTCCACCGGGAGTGACCCTTACCAACATCCTCGATCAGTCGCGGCCGAGAAGTCCGATACTCGCTGCCACCTTCAAGCGCGCGGGTCTCGTGGAGCGTCGCGGCAAGGGTGTCAACGACATGTTCGAACAACAGTTGCGAGCTGGCCGAGACGCCCCCGACTACTCTCGCAGCACCGCCGAATCGGTCGTCGTGACAGTGCCACTTGGAAGCGCGGACCTCGACCTGGTGCGATTCCTGCTCACGTGGGAAGACGCTCATCAACAGCCTCTGAGCCTCGACGAGATCCGCACTGTGCACGAAGTCAAGTCATCCGGATCCGCGACTGGTCCTGAGGTCGCCTCCGCGCTCAATCTGATACCTGCGACAGTCCGGGGCATTCTCGCGCGGCTGGTTGAAGCGGGGATTCTTGAAGCACGTGGGGCTGGCCGCAGCCGGAAGTTCCATCTCACTGCTCGGTTCTACGACCTCGCGCAGGACCGTAGTGCCTACGTACGCGTGAAGGGCGCAGATCCCCTCCAGCAGGAACGTATGATCCTCGATTACGTCGGAGCCTACGGATCGATCACCCGTGGCCAAGCTGCAGAGCTCTGTCAGACAACGCCCCAACACGCGCGCGAAACCCTGAAACGCCTCGTTGAGCGCGGGGCTCTGGCCATGCAAGGGGAACGACGGGGAGCGCATTACGTCGTGGCTGATCGCGGCGCGACGTCGTCGCCACAAGAAAGCGAAATGACTCCCCGTGCGGCGCCCTTAAGCTAG
- a CDS encoding fructose-specific PTS transporter subunit EIIC — protein sequence MTSPTPSAPIITTDLVLLDVAVDGDKEAVIARLTASLAGAGRTSDAEGLLGAAMAREGQSATGLPGGIAIPHCRSPYVDTPTIGFARLTPAVDFGAPDGPADLVFLIAAPESGGQEHMKLLSSLARALVRKDFVASLRSAGTAAEVVELVDGVVNPAPAAPAAQPAASPVETATKTVVAITACPTGIAHTYMAADALAAAAKEAGVTLVVETQGSSGSTPVPADTIAGADAVIFATDVGVKDKGRFAGKPVIASGVKRAINEPAKMIAEAVAAADNPNAPRVEGSGADAAQAPSGDVGWGTRTRQILLTGVSYMIPFVAAGGLLIALGFLFAGYEIADTGNDIALNYSLTSLPPGGFLEYLGAILFTLGGLAFGFLVPALAGYISFAIADRPGIAPGFTAGALAVFIGGGFIGGIVGGVIAGFAALWISNIKVPQWFRGLMPVVITPLFASLAVGLIMFFLVGRPLAWVNTSLTEWLSGMSGTSAILLGVILGLMMCFDLGGPVNKAAYAFATAGLAAATTASFEIMATVMAAGMVPPLAMALATTIRPRLFSEPERENGRAAWLLGASFISEGAIPFAAADPLRVIPSMMFGGAITGALCMAFGATSRAPHGGIFVLFAIDNKLGFVIALIAGTIAGALAVVVAKQFIKPGARTESELVAA from the coding sequence ATGACCAGCCCCACTCCTTCAGCGCCGATCATCACCACCGATCTGGTGTTGCTCGACGTCGCCGTCGACGGCGACAAGGAAGCCGTGATCGCCCGGCTGACCGCCAGCCTGGCCGGTGCGGGCCGCACCTCCGACGCCGAGGGCCTGCTCGGCGCCGCCATGGCCCGCGAAGGTCAGTCGGCCACCGGCCTGCCCGGCGGCATCGCGATCCCGCACTGCCGCTCCCCCTATGTGGACACCCCGACGATCGGGTTCGCGCGACTGACCCCGGCGGTGGACTTCGGCGCCCCGGACGGCCCGGCCGACCTGGTGTTCCTGATCGCCGCCCCGGAGTCGGGCGGGCAGGAGCACATGAAGCTGCTCTCCAGCCTGGCGCGGGCGTTGGTGCGTAAGGACTTCGTCGCGTCGCTGCGTAGCGCGGGCACCGCCGCCGAAGTGGTCGAGCTGGTCGACGGCGTGGTCAACCCGGCACCGGCTGCCCCGGCCGCGCAGCCCGCGGCCTCGCCGGTCGAGACGGCCACGAAGACGGTCGTCGCGATCACCGCCTGCCCGACCGGTATCGCCCACACCTATATGGCCGCCGATGCGCTGGCCGCCGCGGCCAAGGAGGCCGGCGTCACGCTGGTGGTGGAGACCCAGGGTTCCTCGGGCAGCACCCCGGTGCCGGCTGACACCATCGCCGGGGCCGACGCGGTCATCTTCGCCACCGACGTCGGCGTCAAGGACAAGGGCCGCTTCGCCGGCAAGCCGGTGATCGCCTCGGGCGTCAAGCGCGCCATCAACGAGCCCGCCAAGATGATCGCCGAAGCCGTTGCCGCAGCCGACAATCCGAATGCACCGCGCGTCGAGGGGTCGGGTGCGGACGCCGCACAGGCACCGTCGGGTGACGTCGGCTGGGGCACCCGGACCCGTCAGATCCTGCTGACCGGCGTGAGCTACATGATCCCGTTCGTCGCCGCGGGTGGTCTGCTGATCGCGCTGGGCTTTCTGTTCGCCGGCTACGAGATCGCCGACACCGGCAACGACATCGCGCTGAACTACTCGCTGACCAGCCTGCCGCCGGGCGGCTTCCTGGAATACCTGGGCGCGATCCTGTTCACCCTCGGCGGGTTGGCGTTCGGCTTCCTGGTGCCCGCGCTGGCCGGCTACATCTCGTTCGCGATCGCCGACCGGCCGGGCATCGCGCCCGGCTTCACCGCCGGCGCGCTGGCGGTGTTCATCGGCGGCGGCTTCATCGGCGGCATCGTCGGCGGTGTGATCGCCGGCTTCGCGGCGCTGTGGATCTCCAACATCAAGGTGCCGCAATGGTTCCGGGGCCTGATGCCGGTGGTGATCACCCCGCTGTTCGCGTCGCTGGCGGTCGGGCTGATCATGTTCTTCCTGGTCGGCCGTCCGCTGGCCTGGGTCAACACCAGCCTCACCGAGTGGCTCAGCGGAATGTCGGGCACCTCGGCGATCCTGCTCGGCGTCATCCTCGGCTTGATGATGTGCTTCGATTTGGGCGGCCCGGTCAACAAGGCGGCGTATGCGTTCGCCACCGCCGGGCTGGCCGCGGCCACCACCGCCTCGTTCGAGATCATGGCCACCGTGATGGCCGCGGGCATGGTGCCGCCGCTGGCGATGGCGCTGGCCACCACCATCCGGCCCCGGCTGTTCAGCGAGCCCGAGCGGGAGAACGGCCGCGCGGCGTGGCTGCTGGGCGCGTCGTTCATCTCCGAGGGCGCCATCCCGTTCGCCGCGGCCGACCCGCTGCGGGTGATCCCGTCGATGATGTTCGGCGGCGCGATCACCGGCGCACTGTGCATGGCCTTCGGCGCGACCTCACGGGCCCCGCACGGCGGCATCTTCGTGCTGTTCGCCATCGACAACAAGCTCGGCTTCGTCATCGCGCTGATCGCGGGCACCATCGCCGGCGCATTGGCCGTCGTGGTGGCCAAGCAGTTCATCAAGCCCGGCGCCAGAACCGAATCCGAGCTCGTGGCCGCCTGA
- a CDS encoding HPr family phosphocarrier protein, with the protein MPTKTVIVGSAIGLHARPAAIIAEAVVEAGVPVTLSMDGGEPVDAGSALMIMTLGAGNGAEVTVASDDEAALNKVAELVQQDLDA; encoded by the coding sequence ATGCCCACCAAGACCGTCATCGTCGGCTCGGCCATCGGACTGCACGCCCGGCCCGCGGCGATCATCGCCGAGGCCGTCGTCGAGGCCGGTGTGCCCGTCACCCTGTCGATGGACGGCGGTGAGCCCGTGGACGCCGGCTCGGCGCTGATGATCATGACGCTGGGTGCCGGCAACGGCGCCGAGGTCACCGTCGCCTCCGACGACGAGGCCGCCCTGAACAAGGTCGCCGAGCTGGTGCAGCAGGACCTCGACGCCTGA
- the pfkB gene encoding 1-phosphofructokinase — MIVTVTPNPSIDRTVTLPSPLTRGAVHRVTSVTSQAGGKGVNVARALTLAGLDAVAVLPAGPNDPLLSALHTAAVTARAVPTSEPARTNLTITEPDGTTTKINEPGATLDAGTVTALTDAVLEAARDADWVVMSGSLPPGMPDSWYADVVALMAEQRCRVAVDTSDAPLAALVAALDRGAPDLIKPNAEELAGVLGESPQALEDAVAQGDPEPVVVAARRLTDRGIGAVLATLGAAGAVLVDATGAWMATPPPIVPRSTVGAGDSSLAGYVRAEVGAATPPQRLRMAVAYGSAAAALPGTTLPGPTELDLDAVVVSPISPIPANR; from the coding sequence GTGATCGTCACCGTCACGCCCAACCCGAGCATCGATCGCACGGTCACGCTGCCCTCGCCGCTGACCCGCGGGGCCGTGCACCGGGTGACGTCGGTGACCAGTCAGGCCGGGGGTAAGGGCGTCAACGTCGCGCGCGCGTTGACCCTGGCCGGCCTCGACGCGGTCGCAGTGCTCCCGGCCGGACCCAACGACCCACTGCTGTCCGCGCTGCACACCGCCGCGGTGACGGCCCGCGCGGTGCCGACATCCGAGCCCGCGCGCACCAACCTGACCATCACCGAACCGGACGGCACCACCACCAAGATCAACGAACCGGGTGCGACGCTGGATGCGGGCACCGTCACCGCGCTGACCGATGCGGTGCTCGAGGCCGCCCGCGACGCCGACTGGGTGGTGATGTCGGGGTCACTGCCGCCCGGTATGCCGGACTCCTGGTACGCCGACGTGGTCGCGCTGATGGCCGAGCAGCGCTGCCGCGTCGCGGTGGACACCTCCGACGCTCCGCTGGCCGCGTTGGTGGCCGCCCTGGACCGCGGCGCCCCGGATCTGATCAAGCCCAACGCCGAGGAGCTCGCCGGAGTGCTCGGCGAATCCCCTCAGGCCCTTGAAGACGCGGTGGCCCAGGGCGATCCCGAACCCGTGGTGGTGGCCGCGCGCCGGTTGACCGACCGCGGCATCGGCGCGGTGCTGGCCACCCTGGGGGCGGCCGGCGCGGTGCTCGTCGATGCGACCGGGGCGTGGATGGCCACGCCGCCGCCCATCGTGCCGCGCAGCACCGTGGGCGCCGGTGATTCGTCGCTGGCCGGGTACGTGCGTGCCGAGGTCGGCGCTGCCACGCCGCCGCAGCGGCTGCGGATGGCCGTGGCCTACGGCAGTGCCGCGGCGGCCCTGCCCGGGACCACCCTGCCCGGTCCCACCGAACTCGATCTCGATGCCGTTGTGGTGTCGCCGATTTCACCGATTCCTGCCAACCGGTAA
- the mycP gene encoding type VII secretion-associated serine protease mycosin, translated as MRRVAGVVAALLLLVVCAPPVGAIEPPVIDPAAIPPDETGPDQPMEQRRVCAAPTVFPDSNFADRPWASDYLRLSDAHRFATGAGITVAVIDTGANGSARVPAEPGGDFVDQAGNGMSDCDAHGTLTAAVLAGRPAPTDAFVGVAPDARILSLRQTSDSFQPVGTRNDPNDPNTTRTAGSLRSLARAIVHAANIGAQVINISEAACYKTTRPINENAVGAAIDYAVNVKGAVIVVAAGNTGGDCTQNPGPDPAVPADPRGWQKVSSIVSPAWYSPLVLTVGSIAPNGQPSGFSMHGPWLDAAAPGENLVALGYDGNPVNALQGEDGPIPISGTSFSAAYVSGLAALVRQRFPELTPAQVINRITATARHPGGGVDNVVGAGVIDPVAALTWEVPPGPAQVPYQVKTIPPPVHVPPPDRGPITAVVLVSFGVALTLGIGALARRSLRRR; from the coding sequence ATGCGGCGTGTAGCGGGGGTGGTCGCCGCATTGCTCTTGCTGGTCGTGTGTGCACCGCCGGTTGGGGCGATCGAACCGCCGGTGATCGACCCTGCGGCGATACCGCCCGACGAAACCGGTCCCGACCAACCGATGGAGCAGCGCCGGGTGTGCGCAGCACCTACGGTGTTTCCGGATTCGAACTTCGCCGACCGCCCGTGGGCCAGCGACTACCTACGCCTGTCCGATGCTCACCGCTTTGCCACCGGGGCGGGCATCACGGTCGCCGTCATCGACACCGGAGCCAATGGATCGGCCCGGGTACCCGCCGAGCCCGGTGGAGACTTCGTCGACCAGGCCGGCAATGGCATGTCCGATTGCGACGCGCACGGGACGCTCACCGCGGCTGTCCTCGCCGGCCGGCCCGCTCCCACCGACGCGTTCGTCGGTGTCGCCCCGGATGCCCGCATACTGTCGCTGCGGCAGACCTCCGACAGCTTCCAGCCGGTCGGCACCCGCAACGATCCCAATGATCCCAACACCACCCGCACCGCCGGGTCACTGCGCAGCCTGGCACGCGCCATCGTGCACGCCGCCAATATCGGCGCCCAGGTCATCAATATCAGCGAGGCGGCCTGCTACAAGACCACCCGCCCGATCAACGAGAACGCGGTCGGTGCCGCAATCGATTACGCGGTCAACGTCAAGGGTGCAGTGATCGTCGTCGCCGCGGGTAACACCGGCGGCGACTGTACGCAGAACCCCGGACCCGATCCGGCTGTACCCGCGGATCCGCGCGGCTGGCAGAAAGTGTCTTCGATCGTCTCGCCGGCGTGGTATTCCCCGCTGGTGCTCACCGTCGGCAGCATCGCACCGAACGGCCAGCCCAGCGGATTCTCGATGCACGGGCCGTGGCTGGACGCGGCCGCGCCGGGTGAGAACCTGGTAGCCCTCGGCTACGACGGGAACCCGGTCAACGCGCTGCAAGGCGAGGACGGTCCCATCCCCATCTCCGGTACCTCGTTCTCCGCCGCCTACGTTTCCGGACTGGCAGCGCTTGTGCGCCAGCGTTTTCCCGAGCTCACCCCCGCTCAGGTCATCAATCGGATCACGGCAACCGCGCGGCATCCCGGCGGCGGAGTGGACAACGTCGTCGGGGCCGGGGTGATCGACCCGGTCGCCGCGCTCACGTGGGAGGTGCCGCCCGGCCCGGCCCAGGTTCCCTACCAGGTCAAGACGATCCCCCCGCCGGTACACGTGCCACCACCCGACCGCGGCCCGATCACCGCGGTTGTCCTCGTCAGTTTCGGCGTCGCCCTCACTCTCGGCATCGGCGCACTGGCCCGACGATCGTTGAGGCGGCGATGA